AGAGAGTAATGGCTTCCTCATGCTGGCAACAGCAGCAAGATTTTTCTTGACGCATGGTTTTCCTTTCAATATTATAATATAATAAAACTATAATTATATTAATTTTGTCTAAAAATATTTTAAAAAAGAATAATCTCATAGAAGTCTATAGCTTGTCAATGATATTAATTACCATTGTTTGTGAGTATATAGATGTACTTAATCACGGATCCAGGAAAAGGCATATTCAAAGTTTTTAGGAATCTCCACACTGGGGTCTGCTTTTGTTTCAAAGTGTCCATCCAACTTGGCTTCCTGTAGGGAAAAATCAAAGTGAGCCGCGGCAATCCCCAAATCAACTTTTTGGATATCATAGGGAAATGCTTTGCTGTATCCTGGTTCTCGTTCTTCGAAAAAATGACAGGTATTATTTTTTAGTAGAATCCGCCAGGGTTGTTTGTTTGAAGCGGAGGGACCCAGTCGTACCATTTCCAAAGCAAAACAGAGCTCACCGGCAGTTTCCTGAGTCAGCGGGGTTTGAAAGTCGTTGAGAAAAAATAGGGCTGAGAACTCTTTTCGTGCATCGGCTTTGATGAGCTTTCTCATTGCTTTTTCTTTAAAGTGTGGATGGTCTGCTGGATAGCCGATAGGTGAAATAATCGGAAAAAGCTCGTCAGCGTCGATGTTCATAGCTTGAGAAAATTGCTGTCGATTGAAAGTTCCTCCAAGCCAACAGGTACCGATGCCAATATGCGAGAGATAAAGAACAAGGGCTTCAAACTCATACCCCAAAGCATATAGTGATTCTTTACTGTTATTGATGCTTGTTCCGATAAATTGATGGGCACCTTTAATGACGCCATAAGTTCCAAGTTTTTGCGTTGATTTAATTTCTTTTATATTAAGAGAATGGAAGTTTACCTTTTGATTAAAAGGATTATCCAAAGTTTCCAGAAAAAGTCGGATATCGTTTTGTGTCTTTTCCGGAATTGCGTTATTATTATAATTTCTGATGCTGCGCCTCATTCTGATAGTTTCTTCTACTGGAAAATTGATCTTCATTGATTCCTCCATCGATTTAAAAGATTTTAGCTCTATTATAGCATTATTTAAAGGTGGGATAAAGTTGGAGGAGAATATAGAACTTTGATGGTGTTGAGAGGGAATTTGATTCAGACAAAGTGCAGGTAATGAGAGGATTGTTTAATCAGTAGAAAACGATTAAATATACCTTGTTGGGGTAAATTATAATATAAAAAATAGAGAATGGAATGTCTCAAGAATTAATACGTTTAGACTCTCATAAACTAAAGAACCGATTAACAAAAGTGGTTGGCATAGGACAGCAGGTTGGATATAATAAACATGATACAAAAGAGGTGACAGCTATGAAAAAGATCATATTAAATCTGAAACGAGTACTTAATCGAATCGCTGAAGCAGACAATATGGAACAAATTATGGAAAATGAAAATAAGCTGATAATGAGCATTCTGGGGCCAATGTTATTTTTAGGCGCCATCGTTTGTATAATTATTGGATTTTACTGGCAGTTAGGGATCTATTCAACTGCGGGTGTAGCGGGTACGCTCTTTTTAGGTGGAATATTTATTCTTACCATCCT
This genomic interval from Eubacteriaceae bacterium ES3 contains the following:
- a CDS encoding nitroreductase family protein, with the translated sequence MKINFPVEETIRMRRSIRNYNNNAIPEKTQNDIRLFLETLDNPFNQKVNFHSLNIKEIKSTQKLGTYGVIKGAHQFIGTSINNSKESLYALGYEFEALVLYLSHIGIGTCWLGGTFNRQQFSQAMNIDADELFPIISPIGYPADHPHFKEKAMRKLIKADARKEFSALFFLNDFQTPLTQETAGELCFALEMVRLGPSASNKQPWRILLKNNTCHFFEEREPGYSKAFPYDIQKVDLGIAAAHFDFSLQEAKLDGHFETKADPSVEIPKNFEYAFSWIRD